From a single Helicovermis profundi genomic region:
- the nagB gene encoding glucosamine-6-phosphate deaminase, with protein MRIIVAKNYEELSTKAAHLIAGQLIMNPETRLGLATGATPIGTYKVLVKMYNDGLIDFKKIVSFNLDEYYGIDSENAQSYYYFMNKNLFEKVNIDKNNINIPNGMCEDIEKECNDYEAKIRGKGGIDLQLLGIGRNGHIGFNEPDLKFEAMTHLVDLDDDTIDANSRFFDSIDEVPKKAISMGIKTIMHSKKIVLIASGIDKADTVYDMIFGPINPNLPASALQLHKDVTVILDEDAARKISGRRGMDSKYIKIE; from the coding sequence ATGAGGATTATTGTAGCTAAAAATTATGAAGAACTTAGCACTAAAGCTGCACATTTAATAGCAGGTCAACTTATTATGAATCCAGAAACGCGTTTAGGACTCGCAACTGGAGCTACGCCGATAGGTACATATAAAGTACTGGTTAAAATGTATAATGACGGCTTGATTGATTTTAAAAAAATCGTTTCATTTAATTTAGATGAGTATTATGGTATAGATTCAGAAAATGCACAAAGTTATTATTATTTTATGAATAAGAATTTATTTGAGAAAGTGAATATCGATAAAAACAATATTAATATTCCAAATGGAATGTGTGAAGATATTGAAAAAGAATGCAATGATTATGAAGCTAAAATAAGAGGAAAAGGCGGTATTGATTTACAACTACTTGGTATAGGTAGAAATGGTCATATTGGATTTAATGAACCAGACCTTAAATTTGAAGCAATGACACATTTGGTTGATTTAGATGATGATACTATTGATGCAAATTCAAGGTTTTTTGATTCAATAGATGAAGTTCCTAAAAAAGCAATCTCTATGGGTATTAAGACAATTATGCACTCTAAAAAAATTGTTTTAATAGCGAGTGGAATTGATAAAGCTGATACTGTATATGATATGATATTTGGCCCAATTAATCCTAATCTTCCAGCATCCGCACTTCAACTTCATAAAGATGTTACAGTTATATTAGATGAAGATGCAGCTAGAAAAATAAGTGGTAGAAGAGGAATGGATAGTAAATATATTAAAATAGAATAA
- the ptsP gene encoding phosphoenolpyruvate--protein phosphotransferase produces the protein MIKGLGASFGYALGKVFVLEEENIIEKITIKNVKKEIEKFEKAIDSCKLDLKDLIDTTKLTIGLEESKIFEAHLMMLEDPEFIDKSKELISSKKVNSAWAVSSVSKSFIEIFESIDDSYLKERAIDIKDVTKRLVDKLLDRNNEIYNRLGVIIVANDLAPSDTAKMDINKILGFITRNGGVTSHSAIVARTKGIPAIVGLGDDIENIKNGDIIAFDGNSGQIFINPSEEIKNKFIRLNDEYLEKKEELKTFIGKKTISKDGKVVEIGCNIGSPKDLEYVLDNDGEGIGLYRSEFLFMDRKKFPNEEEQFLSYKTVLEKMNGKPVVIRTLDVGGDKNISYIKIPKEDNPFLGYRAIRYCLKNPDIFKVQIRALLRASNYGNLKIMFPMISSIGEIRQAKTIIEECKKELENEGIILKNKYEVGIMIEIPSAAIISDLLAKEVDFFSIGTNDLIQYTSAVDRMNQTISELYTPFHPAVLRLIKLIIENGHKNNIWVGMCGSVSGNPELIPLLLGMGLDEFSMNPSKVLNSRKIISKTDAGFINEKIDEILNISDAFELRNTLKNIL, from the coding sequence ATGATAAAAGGTTTAGGAGCATCTTTTGGCTATGCCCTTGGTAAAGTTTTTGTATTGGAAGAAGAAAATATAATTGAAAAAATAACTATTAAAAATGTAAAAAAAGAAATAGAAAAATTTGAAAAAGCGATAGATAGTTGTAAGCTTGATTTAAAGGATTTAATTGATACTACTAAACTTACAATTGGTCTAGAAGAATCAAAAATATTTGAAGCACATCTTATGATGCTTGAAGATCCAGAATTTATTGATAAATCAAAAGAGTTAATAAGTTCTAAAAAGGTTAATTCTGCGTGGGCTGTTTCTAGTGTATCAAAATCATTTATTGAAATATTTGAATCAATTGATGATTCTTATTTAAAAGAAAGAGCAATTGATATTAAAGATGTTACAAAGAGACTAGTAGATAAACTATTAGACAGAAATAATGAAATATATAATAGATTAGGAGTAATAATAGTAGCAAATGATTTAGCTCCATCAGACACTGCTAAAATGGATATTAATAAAATTTTAGGATTTATTACAAGAAATGGAGGGGTTACCTCTCATTCGGCAATTGTTGCAAGAACAAAGGGAATACCTGCAATTGTTGGATTAGGTGATGATATTGAAAATATAAAAAATGGAGATATAATTGCATTTGATGGAAATAGTGGTCAAATATTTATAAATCCTAGTGAAGAAATTAAAAATAAATTTATAAGGCTAAATGATGAGTACTTAGAGAAAAAGGAAGAATTAAAAACCTTTATTGGAAAAAAGACAATTTCAAAAGATGGTAAAGTGGTAGAAATTGGATGTAATATAGGAAGTCCAAAAGATTTAGAGTATGTACTTGACAATGACGGTGAAGGAATAGGACTATATAGAAGTGAATTTTTATTTATGGATAGAAAAAAATTCCCAAATGAAGAGGAACAATTTCTATCTTATAAAACAGTTCTTGAAAAAATGAATGGAAAACCGGTGGTTATAAGAACTCTTGATGTTGGTGGAGATAAAAATATTTCCTATATTAAAATTCCTAAAGAAGATAATCCGTTTCTAGGATATAGGGCGATTAGGTACTGTCTTAAAAATCCGGATATTTTTAAGGTTCAAATACGAGCACTTTTAAGAGCAAGTAATTATGGAAATTTAAAAATTATGTTTCCTATGATATCTTCTATTGGAGAAATAAGACAAGCTAAAACAATAATTGAAGAGTGTAAAAAAGAACTTGAAAATGAAGGTATTATTTTAAAAAATAAATACGAAGTTGGAATAATGATAGAAATCCCATCCGCAGCCATTATTTCGGATTTATTAGCTAAAGAAGTAGATTTTTTTAGTATTGGAACAAATGACTTGATTCAGTATACTAGTGCTGTTGATAGAATGAATCAAACTATATCTGAATTATATACACCATTTCATCCAGCAGTATTAAGATTAATTAAACTTATTATAGAAAATGGACATAAAAATAATATTTGGGTGGGAATGTGTGGTTCTGTTTCAGGAAATCCAGAATTAATTCCATTATTATTAGGCATGGGATTAGATGAATTTTCTATGAATCCTTCAAAAGTATTAAATTCAAGAAAGATAATTTCAAAAACAGATGCAGGATTTATTAACGAAAAAATTGATGAGATATTAAATATTTCTGATGCATTTGAACTTAGAAATACGCTTAAAAATATATTGTAA
- a CDS encoding DUF871 domain-containing protein yields MREIGISIYPNRENISRILEYIKLSSKYGFTRIFTCLISTDDSKEEVKNFYKKITETASLNNMKVIADVSPSVMDKFNISYQDLSFFDEIGFYGIRLDLGFSGIEESIMSFDKSRLKIELNMSNGTKYIDNILSYMPNTDSIIGCHNFYPHKYTGLSRKHFIKTSRQFKELGIRTAAFVSSKTALEGPWPVNEGLCTLEEHRVLDIDIAVKDLFNTNLIDDVIIANQFACEQELKKVGNISANILSLTVTPSKENSEIENKIIFDEFHFNRGDVSEYLIRSTQSRVKYRSKEFKAHTNIDIKKGDILIESSLYKRYKGELQIALKDMKNSGKTNVVGKIKAEEIYLLDSILPWQKFKFNK; encoded by the coding sequence ATGAGAGAGATTGGAATTTCAATTTATCCAAATCGAGAAAACATAAGCAGAATTTTAGAATATATTAAATTATCTTCAAAATATGGTTTTACTAGAATTTTTACTTGTTTAATTTCTACTGATGATTCGAAAGAAGAGGTGAAGAATTTTTATAAGAAAATTACGGAGACTGCAAGTTTAAATAATATGAAAGTAATAGCAGATGTGAGTCCTTCTGTTATGGATAAATTTAATATTTCGTATCAAGATTTAAGTTTTTTTGATGAAATTGGTTTTTATGGAATTAGATTAGATTTAGGTTTTTCTGGTATAGAAGAATCAATAATGTCATTTGATAAGAGTAGATTGAAAATTGAACTTAATATGAGTAATGGAACAAAGTATATTGATAACATTTTATCTTATATGCCAAATACTGATAGTATAATTGGATGTCATAATTTTTATCCACATAAATATACTGGTTTATCAAGAAAACATTTTATTAAAACATCAAGGCAGTTTAAAGAGCTTGGAATAAGAACAGCTGCATTTGTATCTAGTAAAACTGCACTTGAAGGACCATGGCCAGTTAATGAAGGGCTATGTACGCTTGAAGAACATAGAGTTTTAGATATTGATATTGCTGTGAAAGATTTATTTAATACCAATTTGATTGATGATGTAATTATTGCAAATCAATTTGCCTGTGAGCAAGAACTAAAAAAAGTTGGAAATATTAGTGCTAATATATTGTCACTTACAGTTACACCAAGTAAAGAAAATAGTGAAATTGAGAATAAAATTATATTTGATGAATTTCACTTTAACAGAGGTGATGTTAGTGAATATTTAATAAGATCAACTCAAAGTAGAGTTAAATATAGGTCAAAGGAATTTAAAGCACACACAAATATAGATATAAAAAAAGGAGATATATTAATTGAAAGTTCTCTATATAAAAGATATAAAGGAGAATTACAAATAGCACTCAAAGATATGAAGAATAGTGGAAAAACTAATGTAGTTGGAAAGATTAAAGCAGAGGAAATTTATTTATTGGATAGCATTTTACCCTGGCAAAAATTTAAATTTAATAAGTAA
- the nagA gene encoding N-acetylglucosamine-6-phosphate deacetylase, whose protein sequence is MKIFKNANLILEDKIIRSDLVFDEQILSFDIEDVNKNDIIQEINLDGKFVFPGFIDVHIHGSNGFDVMDRDENSIIEIAKSIVKSGVTSFLVATITDEFNNINNAILKVKKAIENEKNGKKYARILGVHLEGPFIDKEKKGAHNERWIIKADSSLLEIHKDIIKIITLAPNQNESEKLIKWAKENNIVISLGHSNATYEETIRAIEIGAKSFTHLFNAMSPLHHRRPGMIGACFNTDTFAEIIADNIHVNQNLYQMILKQKSDDKIMLITDAMRAQCLKKGTYLLGEFDVIVDETSARLKNGTLAGSVLKFDQALRNFKEYTSIDLIGLSKISSTNQAKLLGIYDKGYGSIKLNNLADFTVLDEKLNLCMTVIGGEIVYSVA, encoded by the coding sequence ATGAAAATATTTAAAAATGCAAATTTGATTTTAGAAGATAAAATTATTAGAAGTGACTTAGTCTTTGATGAACAAATTTTGTCTTTTGATATAGAAGATGTAAATAAAAATGATATTATACAGGAAATCAATCTAGATGGTAAATTTGTTTTTCCTGGTTTTATAGATGTTCATATTCATGGTTCCAATGGATTTGACGTGATGGATAGAGATGAAAATTCAATAATTGAAATTGCAAAATCAATTGTTAAATCAGGCGTAACATCATTTCTAGTTGCAACAATTACAGATGAGTTTAATAATATTAATAATGCTATTCTTAAGGTGAAAAAAGCTATAGAAAATGAAAAAAATGGGAAAAAATATGCTAGAATTTTGGGTGTTCATTTAGAAGGACCTTTTATTGATAAAGAAAAAAAAGGTGCACATAATGAAAGGTGGATAATTAAAGCTGATTCAAGCTTGCTTGAAATTCATAAAGATATTATTAAGATAATTACATTAGCTCCAAACCAAAATGAGTCAGAAAAATTAATAAAATGGGCAAAAGAGAATAATATCGTGATATCACTTGGACATTCGAATGCAACTTACGAAGAAACAATAAGAGCTATAGAAATAGGAGCTAAAAGTTTTACTCACCTTTTTAATGCTATGAGTCCATTACATCATAGAAGACCTGGAATGATAGGTGCGTGTTTTAATACAGATACTTTTGCAGAAATTATTGCAGATAATATACATGTGAATCAAAATCTATACCAAATGATTTTAAAACAAAAAAGCGATGATAAAATTATGTTAATTACAGATGCAATGAGAGCACAGTGTTTAAAAAAAGGCACTTATTTATTAGGTGAATTTGATGTAATTGTAGATGAAACTAGTGCAAGGCTTAAAAATGGTACTTTAGCTGGTTCAGTACTTAAATTTGATCAAGCTTTAAGAAATTTTAAAGAATATACTTCAATAGATTTAATTGGATTATCTAAAATTTCAAGTACAAATCAAGCTAAACTTCTCGGTATATATGATAAAGGCTATGGGAGTATAAAATTAAATAATTTAGCTGATTTTACAGTACTTGATGAGAAGTTAAATCTTTGTATGACGGTTATAGGCGGAGAAATTGTTTATTCAGTCGCTTAA
- a CDS encoding transposase, whose amino-acid sequence MSNYYQLSLLDLNKEFSDFLTDTSSNYFELFRNYISFSEIIPFSFYNTYYKNMGRTREFPLESMLMFFIYKNFRSISRDTTLLRILHDSPDLRKSLGFYNLPHPSQLSRFKINFLDQIHLTLDKLVSLVNDELKSISPSTSKILIADTTGFESYVTENNPKFFEEKLASSKRFEKSGKAPDNFNPVKHAQGNMPKKANANSDISLAYLNGHFGYYLKSMIITDGLGVIQDIQFPDAIQEFYNDKMPKEVKDEYDSTTLIPSLELFFTKHSSINFNFFLGDSGFDGYDNYKYISKKNIIPIIPLNKRNSGSKCSTYRYSSDNENNKFFFNSDGNLICRSTKLAMKSLGPIISKHRADRFSYGCPLIKTHMVKGKIIYANDCKNPCSNAIYGRKVNIALDEEYRFNSTYSRDSDIWKNLYKTRTVCERSIGQLKDFINIRGSQIQNTTSLKSTILLAGVTQLIGVLIMTRSKFTKNLRAFKTVA is encoded by the coding sequence ATGTCAAACTATTATCAACTTTCTTTACTCGATTTAAACAAGGAATTCTCTGATTTCCTCACTGATACTTCTAGTAACTACTTTGAATTATTCAGAAATTACATTTCTTTTTCTGAAATTATTCCTTTCTCTTTTTACAATACTTATTATAAAAATATGGGGCGTACTCGTGAATTCCCACTTGAATCTATGCTTATGTTTTTTATCTATAAAAATTTTAGATCTATTTCTAGAGACACTACGCTTCTAAGGATTCTTCACGATTCTCCCGATTTAAGAAAATCTCTTGGTTTTTACAACTTACCTCATCCTTCTCAGCTTTCTAGATTTAAAATTAATTTTCTAGATCAAATTCATTTAACTTTAGATAAGCTTGTTTCCTTAGTTAATGATGAACTTAAATCAATTTCGCCTTCTACATCTAAAATACTTATTGCTGATACTACTGGTTTTGAATCATATGTCACCGAAAATAATCCCAAATTCTTTGAAGAAAAACTTGCCTCATCTAAAAGGTTTGAAAAGTCTGGTAAGGCTCCTGATAATTTTAATCCCGTTAAACATGCTCAAGGTAACATGCCTAAAAAAGCTAACGCTAATAGTGATATATCTTTAGCTTACCTAAACGGTCATTTTGGTTATTACCTAAAATCAATGATTATTACTGATGGTTTAGGCGTTATTCAAGACATTCAATTTCCCGATGCTATACAAGAATTTTATAACGATAAAATGCCTAAAGAAGTTAAAGATGAATATGATTCAACTACTCTTATTCCATCATTAGAGCTCTTTTTTACTAAGCATTCTTCAATTAATTTTAATTTCTTTTTAGGTGATTCTGGTTTTGATGGTTACGATAATTATAAATATATTTCAAAGAAAAACATTATACCTATTATTCCATTAAACAAAAGAAATAGTGGCTCTAAATGTTCTACTTATCGTTATTCTAGTGATAATGAAAATAATAAATTCTTCTTTAATTCTGATGGTAATTTAATCTGTCGTAGTACTAAGTTAGCAATGAAATCCCTTGGTCCAATCATAAGTAAACACAGAGCTGACAGATTTTCTTATGGATGTCCTTTAATTAAAACTCATATGGTAAAGGGCAAAATTATTTATGCGAATGACTGTAAAAATCCATGCTCTAATGCAATATATGGTCGTAAAGTTAATATTGCTTTAGATGAAGAATATAGGTTTAATTCAACATACTCAAGAGATTCTGATATTTGGAAAAACCTTTATAAAACAAGAACTGTATGTGAACGTTCAATTGGACAACTTAAAGATTTTATAAATATTAGAGGTTCACAAATTCAAAATACAACATCTCTTAAATCAACAATTTTACTTGCTGGTGTTACACAATTAATTGGAGTCCTTATAATGACAAGGTCAAAATTTACAAAAAATTTACGTGCTTTTAAAACAGTAGCTTAA
- a CDS encoding helix-turn-helix domain-containing protein, whose translation MFSVYNLEYFGDNLRKIRKNNRLTQKQVKNISGINEETLRRIENGLVIPKYETLKILSHVYKENLLHILNESMKQNQISIFYNQFDNLINCYNLEDIKTAMCKLENTLSDFTSLNSLEPTDIAQLKAFVSCTSKYFNNNTNIKVLIQSLESSIKLSLINFDLANFSKYNYNSLEIRCLLLIGLLLIKDKNILKSLEVLKFCLTYLINQNVKSLDSKKVLIKLYFNISYNYHIIDNHYEALKYANIGIQYSLSQHLIYCLSHLYFRKGIAEMYSDIKTFKTSLIKSIELFLIQDDIESAKLYYKVLLSQYKIDLDSSISYSDILK comes from the coding sequence ATGTTCTCAGTTTACAATTTAGAGTATTTCGGAGATAATTTAAGAAAAATTAGAAAGAATAACAGATTAACCCAAAAACAAGTAAAAAATATTTCTGGAATAAATGAAGAAACTTTGAGAAGAATTGAAAATGGGTTAGTAATTCCAAAATATGAAACTCTAAAAATATTATCACATGTATATAAAGAAAATTTGCTGCATATTTTAAATGAAAGTATGAAGCAAAATCAGATTTCAATTTTTTATAATCAATTTGACAACTTAATTAATTGTTATAACCTTGAAGATATTAAGACTGCAATGTGTAAACTTGAAAATACGCTTTCTGACTTTACTAGTCTTAATTCTTTAGAACCAACAGATATCGCCCAATTAAAAGCATTTGTAAGTTGTACATCAAAGTATTTTAATAATAATACTAATATAAAAGTACTAATACAATCACTTGAATCGTCAATCAAACTTTCCCTTATAAATTTTGATTTAGCTAATTTTTCAAAATACAATTATAACTCTTTAGAGATAAGATGTTTATTATTAATTGGATTGTTATTAATTAAAGATAAAAATATACTAAAAAGTCTTGAAGTTTTAAAATTTTGTTTAACATATCTAATTAATCAAAATGTAAAGTCGTTAGATTCAAAAAAAGTACTCATAAAACTATATTTTAACATTTCCTACAATTATCATATAATAGATAATCATTATGAAGCACTAAAATATGCAAATATTGGTATACAGTATTCATTATCTCAACATCTCATATATTGTTTATCACATCTATATTTTAGAAAAGGAATTGCTGAGATGTATTCAGATATAAAAACATTCAAAACTTCTTTAATAAAATCTATAGAGTTATTTTTAATTCAAGATGATATTGAATCTGCAAAACTATATTATAAGGTTTTACTTAGTCAATACAAGATTGATCTTGATAGTTCTATTTCATATTCAGATATTCTCAAATAA
- a CDS encoding B12-binding domain-containing radical SAM protein has protein sequence MSKILLIAPIDFNEHTIPNGILNLATILHHDNYDVEILELNYLIETGSIRKSKLVSDCIENIVNFIMSKSPEIIGFSCMCNDYHIHIMVSEIIKARNPKVKIFFGGPQASVTAIDTLKAFLHIDLIAIGEGELSIVDIIEGLLGNKEYRQIKGIAYKCLDNIIVNEQHELLPELDDLLLPNYKLLNNMDYLKLSIEAGRGCPFNCTFCSTQEFWKRKFRLKSIDRILLEIENAIHNYGIYMFEFVHDLFTASRIKTVEFCNRLLKEDLKIQWSCSARIDTLDEELIDLMYESGCREIFLGIETGSAKMQKITNKNLKLDDVKDTLCYLSKYKDMVIKLSFVYCFPAETEEDLKDTLDLISTSLKIGYSDIRIHSLLPFVGTEIYNEHKDELILRNSQNTCSYTHFCEAASKKILEYPSLFSQFYYIKTDISTQYNNLSLFINYFIVGNKMIFKKTLELLFDYFGGDLLRFYNAFNITFENLSNDIFDGSIFKTEEEYFDRSKLLQKIMLSSIGKFMKTYNFKEYTDIFLSVYTLEMKMYEFKTNINIFETIVNTSHDGHIIKKINLSLEDLKLYKDKLLLNEIKILLKRKNQHQISIQYSK, from the coding sequence ATGTCAAAAATACTATTAATAGCACCTATTGACTTTAACGAACACACAATTCCAAATGGGATTCTTAATTTAGCGACAATACTACACCATGATAATTATGATGTAGAAATACTTGAATTGAATTATTTGATTGAAACAGGATCAATAAGGAAATCAAAATTAGTCAGTGACTGTATAGAAAATATTGTTAATTTTATAATGTCGAAATCACCTGAAATTATTGGATTTAGCTGTATGTGTAATGATTATCATATTCATATAATGGTTTCTGAAATAATCAAAGCCCGAAATCCTAAGGTTAAAATATTTTTTGGAGGACCTCAAGCAAGTGTAACCGCTATAGACACATTGAAAGCGTTCTTACATATAGATTTAATAGCCATAGGAGAAGGCGAGTTGAGTATTGTTGATATTATAGAAGGCTTGTTGGGAAATAAAGAGTATAGGCAAATTAAAGGAATTGCATACAAATGTTTGGATAATATTATTGTTAATGAGCAGCATGAATTGTTACCAGAACTTGATGATTTGCTATTGCCGAATTATAAACTATTAAATAATATGGATTATTTAAAACTTAGTATAGAAGCTGGAAGAGGTTGCCCTTTTAATTGCACATTTTGTTCAACTCAAGAGTTTTGGAAAAGAAAATTTCGGTTGAAAAGTATAGATCGTATATTGCTTGAGATTGAAAACGCAATACATAATTATGGGATTTATATGTTTGAATTTGTACATGATTTATTTACCGCGAGTAGAATTAAAACAGTAGAGTTTTGTAATAGATTACTTAAAGAAGATTTGAAAATTCAATGGAGTTGTAGTGCTAGAATAGACACACTTGATGAAGAGTTAATAGATCTAATGTATGAATCTGGTTGCAGAGAGATATTTCTGGGCATAGAAACTGGTTCGGCAAAAATGCAAAAAATCACAAATAAAAATCTTAAGCTAGATGATGTTAAGGATACCTTATGTTACTTAAGTAAGTATAAAGACATGGTGATTAAATTGTCATTCGTTTATTGCTTCCCAGCCGAAACAGAAGAAGACTTAAAAGACACTTTAGATCTAATTAGTACCTCTTTGAAAATAGGTTATAGTGATATTCGAATTCATTCACTCTTGCCATTTGTAGGAACAGAAATTTACAATGAACACAAAGATGAATTAATACTTAGAAATTCACAAAACACATGTAGCTATACTCATTTTTGTGAGGCTGCAAGTAAAAAAATACTAGAATATCCAAGTTTGTTTTCGCAATTCTACTATATCAAAACTGATATTTCAACTCAGTATAACAATTTGAGCTTGTTTATAAATTATTTCATCGTTGGTAATAAAATGATATTTAAAAAGACGTTAGAGTTGTTATTTGATTATTTTGGAGGAGATTTACTAAGATTTTATAATGCTTTTAATATTACATTTGAAAATTTATCGAATGATATATTTGATGGATCAATATTCAAAACAGAAGAAGAGTACTTTGATCGATCTAAACTATTACAAAAAATTATGCTAAGCAGTATTGGTAAATTCATGAAAACATATAATTTCAAAGAATATACTGATATTTTTTTGAGTGTATACACTTTAGAAATGAAAATGTATGAGTTCAAAACTAATATTAATATTTTTGAAACAATAGTTAACACATCGCATGATGGACACATAATTAAAAAAATTAATTTATCCTTAGAAGATTTAAAATTGTATAAGGACAAACTTTTACTAAATGAAATTAAGATCTTGTTAAAAAGGAAAAATCAGCATCAGATTTCAATACAATACTCAAAGTAG
- a CDS encoding bacteriohemerythrin has translation MFTWDEKYSVGIEVIDQQHKKLFAIGEEIHDKIIKDSCEEDECLVEALKVLEELKQYTVYHFTTEEELLKKYNYMELENHLIQHDLFINYLEDIDPKRLEKYPKEYLYEIMMYISKWIFKHISTVDFKYVDFLKINMI, from the coding sequence ATGTTTACTTGGGATGAAAAATATTCAGTTGGAATTGAAGTGATAGATCAGCAGCATAAAAAACTTTTTGCTATAGGAGAAGAGATTCACGATAAAATTATTAAAGATTCTTGTGAAGAAGATGAATGTTTAGTAGAAGCATTAAAAGTTTTGGAAGAATTAAAGCAGTACACTGTATATCATTTTACTACAGAAGAAGAACTTTTAAAAAAATATAATTATATGGAGTTAGAAAACCATTTGATACAGCACGATTTATTTATAAATTATCTTGAAGATATTGATCCCAAAAGATTAGAAAAATATCCAAAGGAATATTTATATGAAATTATGATGTATATTTCTAAGTGGATTTTTAAACATATTAGTACTGTTGATTTTAAGTATGTAGATTTTTTGAAAATTAATATGATTTAG